The Hugenholtzia roseola DSM 9546 genome contains a region encoding:
- a CDS encoding ISAs1 family transposase, whose amino-acid sequence VWQNEKESVSHKFFISSLKEVSAEQMYKYTRQHWSIENQLHWQLDVTFGEDTAAIKRENAIVNLHIIRKWALFLLKKDPDKMSIKRKRKKAARNLAYLQTILKN is encoded by the coding sequence GTATGGCAGAATGAGAAGGAATCTGTTTCTCATAAGTTCTTTATCAGCAGTTTAAAAGAGGTATCTGCCGAACAAATGTACAAGTATACGCGCCAGCATTGGAGCATTGAAAATCAACTCCATTGGCAGTTAGATGTTACCTTTGGCGAAGACACCGCTGCAATCAAGCGCGAAAATGCAATCGTCAATCTGCATATTATTCGCAAATGGGCGTTATTTCTGCTCAAGAAAGACCCTGATAAAATGAGCATCAAAAGAAAAAGAAAAAAAGCCGCACGAAATTTAGCATATCTCCAGACAATCCTTAAAAACTAA
- a CDS encoding WD40/YVTN/BNR-like repeat-containing protein, translating to MKKISPILFALFLVGISWNLKAQWEIVRSKENSDTKSILKAVHFVDADLGYVVGFWGEILKTTDSGKTWTNQVSGTKKDLNTVYFIDANIGYIGADSGLVLKTTNGGQVWEKMQLECEKSLKYIQFIDKKIGYINSIDEIFKTTDGGQTWIKQDAPTKFSFSGTYFIDNTLYSVAPFSGIIKFENINESWKNYKAQKSDKPAFLTSVFFPNANIGYAVGNEGSLCKTEDAGQKWKSLASNISTDLNQVFFTSSKRGYAVGDKGVIIATQNGGLTWKAMDSPTKVPLYACHFVDAYTGYAVGNFGVILKFESYIKKEYYDFYRKKEGYVEFIGLNLPFLNRIFVKLSEDKQTQKEKLEVVLADAFEENFTFEGEWDGLGYYDLSNHKKYTHLEISYPANREITTFNNLTEELYLFADETSSWRSEADRQYTSVLQKGVNHQENKSIYTFIQPADKSSRIFTKSEFVLMEDADAVLIRLEPMITLKDCEKMLSKGLKKTFKAQKYVLESPMGEPFEITFETTAPEPNKRAGTITLKYKDGTSTVYELNP from the coding sequence ATGAAAAAAATATCGCCTATATTATTCGCACTATTTTTAGTTGGTATCTCATGGAATTTGAAAGCCCAATGGGAAATTGTTAGGTCGAAAGAAAATTCAGATACAAAGTCAATTCTTAAAGCGGTTCATTTTGTAGATGCCGACTTGGGCTATGTCGTAGGTTTTTGGGGCGAAATCCTAAAAACTACCGACAGCGGAAAAACTTGGACAAATCAGGTTTCGGGTACAAAAAAAGACTTAAATACCGTTTATTTTATTGATGCCAATATAGGCTATATCGGTGCAGATTCAGGGCTTGTGTTGAAAACGACAAACGGCGGTCAGGTTTGGGAAAAAATGCAATTAGAGTGTGAGAAAAGTCTTAAATATATTCAGTTTATTGATAAAAAAATTGGTTATATAAACAGTATAGATGAAATCTTCAAAACTACCGACGGCGGTCAGACTTGGATAAAGCAAGACGCTCCTACAAAGTTTTCTTTTAGCGGAACTTATTTTATCGATAATACTCTATATAGCGTAGCACCATTTTCGGGAATTATTAAATTTGAAAATATAAATGAAAGTTGGAAAAATTATAAAGCACAAAAAAGCGATAAGCCTGCATTTTTAACTTCTGTTTTTTTCCCCAACGCAAATATAGGCTATGCAGTAGGCAACGAAGGAAGCCTCTGCAAGACCGAAGATGCAGGTCAGAAATGGAAGTCATTAGCTTCAAATATTTCTACTGATTTAAATCAAGTTTTTTTTACAAGCAGCAAAAGAGGCTATGCCGTTGGCGATAAAGGCGTTATTATAGCAACTCAAAACGGCGGTCTGACTTGGAAAGCGATGGATTCACCTACAAAAGTGCCGCTCTATGCCTGCCATTTTGTAGATGCCTATACGGGCTATGCTGTTGGAAATTTTGGAGTCATTCTAAAATTTGAGTCTTATATTAAGAAAGAATACTACGACTTTTATCGAAAGAAAGAAGGCTATGTAGAATTTATTGGCTTGAATCTGCCTTTTCTAAATCGCATTTTCGTGAAATTATCAGAAGACAAACAAACCCAAAAGGAAAAGCTCGAAGTCGTGCTTGCCGATGCCTTCGAAGAAAACTTTACGTTTGAAGGCGAATGGGACGGGCTTGGGTATTATGACCTTTCTAATCATAAAAAATACACGCACCTTGAAATTAGCTATCCCGCTAACAGAGAAATTACAACTTTCAACAATTTGACGGAAGAACTTTATCTTTTTGCTGATGAAACAAGTAGCTGGCGCAGTGAGGCAGACCGCCAATACACTTCGGTATTACAAAAAGGTGTAAATCATCAAGAAAATAAATCTATTTATACCTTTATACAACCTGCCGATAAAAGCTCTCGAATCTTTACAAAATCAGAATTTGTATTGATGGAAGACGCTGATGCCGTCTTGATTCGCCTTGAGCCAATGATAACTTTGAAAGACTGCGAAAAGATGCTTTCAAAAGGTTTGAAAAAGACCTTCAAAGCCCAAAAGTATGTCTTGGAATCTCCTATGGGTGAGCCTTTCGAGATTACTTTCGAAACCACCGCCCCCGAACCTAATAAGCGTGCAGGTACTATCACACTCAAATACAAAGATGGTACAAGTACGGTTTATGAGCTAAATCCTTAA
- a CDS encoding DUF5004 domain-containing protein, which translates to MKKTIFSFAIILACFLTTLTQAYAQTSDSDKELEEKIKSKLVGTWVFQNASKASGLAGLAATNKENALAKRLATTQYEGSEYTFNEDGTYQHKGTDFLKAKFTYAGTWKFDDTLLVLTAKTYNGMPLDKESASAWDYVIVSSKELGANVKCKPAGEEEVVAKINFKRK; encoded by the coding sequence ATGAAAAAAACTATCTTTTCTTTCGCAATTATTCTCGCCTGCTTCCTGACCACACTCACACAAGCCTACGCACAGACAAGCGACAGCGACAAAGAGTTGGAGGAAAAAATCAAGAGCAAACTTGTCGGCACTTGGGTTTTCCAAAATGCTTCAAAAGCATCAGGGCTGGCAGGATTGGCTGCAACCAACAAAGAAAATGCGCTCGCCAAACGCCTCGCTACTACGCAGTATGAAGGTTCGGAATATACTTTCAACGAAGATGGCACGTATCAACACAAGGGAACAGACTTTTTGAAAGCAAAATTTACCTATGCAGGCACTTGGAAGTTTGACGACACACTACTTGTCCTGACTGCAAAGACCTACAACGGTATGCCTTTGGACAAAGAAAGTGCATCGGCTTGGGACTATGTGATAGTGAGCAGCAAAGAACTTGGTGCCAATGTAAAATGTAAGCCCGCTGGCGAGGAGGAGGTTGTGGCAAAAATCAACTTCAAACGAAAGTAG
- a CDS encoding SBBP repeat-containing protein — translation MKKTIFSFVVILACFLAGQARAQNYAWAKGMGSTGQDDGRGIAVDGSGNVYTIGTFQGTVDFDPNAGTANLSSVIGLDVFVQKLDASGNLVWAKRLGGTLGDAGCGISVDGSGNVYTTGSFQGTVDFDPNAGTAELTAAGNSDIFIQKLDASGNLVWAKRMGSLGDDVGRGISVDGLGNVYTTGYFVGKVDFDPNAGTTELTAAGGSDIFIQKLDASGNLVWAKRLGSTSSDVSNGISVDGSGNVYTTGYFRGTVDFDPNAGTNNLISEGFSLDIFVQKLDASGNLVWAKGMGGIDEDFGNGISVDGSGNVYTIGRFGMTVDFDPNAGTAELTAEGSRDIFVQKLDASGNLVWAKSMGGASLDTGNGISVDGLGNVYTTGSFGGTVDFDPNAGTAELTATDETDIFVQKLDASGSLVWAKSVGGKGWDSGYGIAIDGSGNVYTTGSFQSTVDFDPNADTAELTAAGSWDIFVSKLTD, via the coding sequence ATGAAAAAAACTATCTTTTCTTTCGTAGTTATTCTCGCCTGCTTCTTAGCAGGGCAGGCAAGGGCGCAAAATTATGCTTGGGCAAAAGGTATGGGAAGTACAGGTCAGGATGATGGACGTGGCATCGCTGTAGATGGCTCAGGCAATGTCTATACCATAGGCACTTTTCAAGGTACAGTTGATTTTGACCCCAATGCAGGCACAGCCAATCTTAGCTCGGTAATAGGTTTAGATGTTTTTGTACAAAAATTAGATGCGTCAGGCAATTTGGTCTGGGCAAAACGCTTGGGAGGCACATTGGGCGATGCAGGCTGTGGTATCAGCGTAGATGGCTCAGGCAATGTCTATACCACAGGTTCTTTTCAAGGTACGGTTGATTTTGACCCCAATGCAGGCACAGCCGAACTTACCGCAGCAGGAAATAGCGATATTTTTATACAAAAATTAGATGCTTCAGGCAATTTGGTCTGGGCAAAACGCATGGGCAGTTTAGGTGATGATGTTGGACGTGGCATCAGTGTAGATGGCTTAGGCAATGTCTATACCACAGGCTATTTTGTGGGTAAGGTTGATTTTGACCCCAATGCAGGCACAACCGAACTTACCGCAGCAGGAGGTAGCGATATTTTTATACAAAAATTAGATGCTTCGGGTAATTTGGTCTGGGCAAAACGCCTGGGAAGCACGTCTAGTGACGTTAGCAATGGCATCAGTGTAGATGGCTCAGGCAACGTCTATACCACAGGTTATTTTAGAGGTACAGTTGATTTTGACCCCAATGCTGGTACAAACAATCTTATATCAGAGGGGTTTTCTCTGGATATTTTCGTACAAAAGTTAGATGCTTCAGGTAATTTGGTCTGGGCAAAAGGCATGGGCGGCATAGATGAGGATTTTGGCAATGGCATCAGCGTAGATGGCTCAGGTAATGTCTATACGATAGGCAGATTTGGAATGACGGTTGATTTTGACCCCAATGCAGGCACAGCCGAACTTACCGCAGAAGGAAGTCGGGATATTTTTGTACAAAAGTTAGATGCTTCGGGCAATTTAGTGTGGGCAAAAAGCATGGGAGGCGCATCTCTTGATACTGGTAATGGCATCAGTGTAGATGGCTTAGGCAATGTCTATACCACAGGGAGTTTTGGAGGTACAGTTGATTTTGACCCCAATGCAGGCACTGCCGAACTTACCGCAACAGACGAAACGGATATTTTTGTACAAAAATTAGATGCCTCAGGCAGTTTGGTCTGGGCAAAAAGCGTCGGAGGCAAAGGTTGGGATAGTGGCTATGGCATCGCAATAGATGGCTCAGGCAACGTCTATACCACAGGTTCTTTTCAAAGTACAGTTGATTTTGACCCCAATGCAGACACAGCCGAACTTACCGCAGCAGGGAGTTGGGATATTTTTGTAAGCAAACTAACTGATTGA